A DNA window from Schistocerca americana isolate TAMUIC-IGC-003095 chromosome 4, iqSchAmer2.1, whole genome shotgun sequence contains the following coding sequences:
- the LOC124612949 gene encoding guanylate kinase isoform X1, with the protein MSVVFVNLSKICLNFLQNKISFTKQLVYNTMVKENPKAMVICGPSGCGKSTLLKKLFDEFPDKFGFSVSHTTRSPRSGEVDGVHYNFTTKEAMKAAINNGEFLESAEYNHNLYGTSKAAVEKVSQSGKICVLDIEIQGVKQIKQTSLKPLYVFIKPPSLSTLEERLRGRGTESEESLQRRLTIAATELEYGETPGNFDIIIVNDVLEKAYSELREFVLKELQRCKDIDGASDS; encoded by the exons ATGTCAGTTGTATTTGTGAACCTTTCAAAAATATGCTTAAATTTTTTGCAAAACAAGATCTCATTTACGAAGCAATTAG tttataacacaatgGTGAAAGAAAATCCAAAGGCCATGGTGATATGTGGCCCATCTGGATGTGGAAAATCAACTCTATTGAAGAAGCTATTTGATGAATTTCCAGATAAGTTTGGTTTTTCTGTGTCTCACACAACACGAAGTCCTCGTAGTGGGGAAGTGGATGGTGTACACTATAATTTTACAACAAAAGAGGCAATGAAAGCTGCAATCAACAATGGAGAGTTTCTTGAGTCTGCAGAATACAACCATAATCTGTATGGAACAAG CAAAGCAGCTGTTGAAAAAGTGAGCCAGAGTGGTAAGATATGTGTGCTTGATATAGAGATACAAGGtgtgaaacaaataaaacaaacaagttTAAAACCTTTATATGTCTTCATAAAACCACCTTCTTTGAGCACACTTGAAGAACGTCTAAGAGGTCGAGGGACTGAAAGTGAGGAGAGCTTGCAGAGACGCTTGACCATTGCTGCTACGGAACTGGAATATG gtGAAACGCCAGGCAATTTTGATATTATAATTGTCAATGATGTACTGGAGAAGGCCTATTCTGAGCTTCGAGAATTTGTATTGAAAGAACTGCAAAGATGTAAAGACATAG
- the LOC124612949 gene encoding guanylate kinase isoform X2 → MVKENPKAMVICGPSGCGKSTLLKKLFDEFPDKFGFSVSHTTRSPRSGEVDGVHYNFTTKEAMKAAINNGEFLESAEYNHNLYGTSKAAVEKVSQSGKICVLDIEIQGVKQIKQTSLKPLYVFIKPPSLSTLEERLRGRGTESEESLQRRLTIAATELEYGETPGNFDIIIVNDVLEKAYSELREFVLKELQRCKDIDGASDS, encoded by the exons atgGTGAAAGAAAATCCAAAGGCCATGGTGATATGTGGCCCATCTGGATGTGGAAAATCAACTCTATTGAAGAAGCTATTTGATGAATTTCCAGATAAGTTTGGTTTTTCTGTGTCTCACACAACACGAAGTCCTCGTAGTGGGGAAGTGGATGGTGTACACTATAATTTTACAACAAAAGAGGCAATGAAAGCTGCAATCAACAATGGAGAGTTTCTTGAGTCTGCAGAATACAACCATAATCTGTATGGAACAAG CAAAGCAGCTGTTGAAAAAGTGAGCCAGAGTGGTAAGATATGTGTGCTTGATATAGAGATACAAGGtgtgaaacaaataaaacaaacaagttTAAAACCTTTATATGTCTTCATAAAACCACCTTCTTTGAGCACACTTGAAGAACGTCTAAGAGGTCGAGGGACTGAAAGTGAGGAGAGCTTGCAGAGACGCTTGACCATTGCTGCTACGGAACTGGAATATG gtGAAACGCCAGGCAATTTTGATATTATAATTGTCAATGATGTACTGGAGAAGGCCTATTCTGAGCTTCGAGAATTTGTATTGAAAGAACTGCAAAGATGTAAAGACATAG